From the genome of Spirosomataceae bacterium TFI 002, one region includes:
- a CDS encoding Site-specific recombinase XerD (non-canonical start codon;~manually curated), producing MANVPDFAELEQRFQIAIQVNQLSPKTFRNYISALGRICLHFGKTPEYITQSELDYYLADLNQNSSGTSKARLKMCVFGLRFYFSKILRIPSNLVFPSIIQRRSLPVVFSRSDCKKLFFVTKNLKHRAILTLTYSAGLRISEVCKLQLHDIDFDRMTITVRQGKGGKDRCIPLAELMKKGLLRYIDFFHPTSYLFFGMNSKTDQYSVKSIQNILKKAIRLSGIQKPGASVHTLRHSFATHLLENGTNIVKIQQLMGHSNIQTTMIYTRLVNTSFGKVVSPIDSLYQS from the coding sequence ATAGCCAATGTTCCCGATTTTGCTGAACTAGAACAACGCTTTCAGATTGCAATTCAGGTAAATCAACTCTCTCCTAAGACTTTTAGGAACTACATCTCTGCATTGGGCAGAATTTGTCTTCATTTCGGAAAAACTCCCGAATACATTACTCAATCCGAACTCGACTATTACCTTGCTGATCTCAATCAGAATAGCTCTGGGACTTCTAAAGCTAGACTGAAAATGTGTGTTTTCGGTTTGCGATTTTATTTTAGCAAAATTTTACGAATTCCTAGCAATTTAGTTTTTCCCTCTATTATTCAGAGAAGATCCTTACCAGTTGTCTTTTCCCGATCGGACTGTAAAAAGCTTTTTTTTGTTACAAAAAACCTAAAGCATCGAGCGATTTTAACGTTGACTTATTCCGCTGGATTAAGAATAAGTGAGGTCTGTAAGTTACAGCTTCACGATATTGATTTTGATCGGATGACTATCACAGTCAGGCAAGGCAAAGGAGGAAAAGATCGATGTATACCACTTGCCGAACTCATGAAAAAAGGCCTATTGCGGTATATTGATTTTTTCCACCCCACTAGTTATTTATTTTTCGGAATGAATAGTAAAACTGATCAGTATTCGGTAAAAAGTATTCAAAACATACTTAAAAAAGCAATTAGACTTTCAGGTATTCAAAAACCAGGAGCAAGCGTTCACACTCTTAGACATAGCTTTGCAACTCATTTACTCGAAAACGGCACCAATATTGTCAAAATTCAACAGCTCATGGGTCATAGTAATATCCAAACTACTATGATTTATACTAGGCTGGTCAATACTTCTTTTGGTAAAGTAGTCTCTCCTATAGACTCGCTTTATCAGTCTTGA